A window of Tatumella citrea genomic DNA:
ATTCAGCTGTCTATCCCGGTACTAACTGCAATTTATCCACCATGTATTGTGCTGGTACTGTTGAGCTTTACCGTGCGCTGGTGGAATAAAAGCAGCCGTATCGTGGCCCCGGCCATGCTGATAAGCCTGCTGTTTGGCATTGTTGATGCAGTGAAAGGCAGCGAATTTAAAGACTTACTGCCAGGATTCTGTCAGAATCTGCCGCTGGCCGATCAGGGATTATCATGGCTGCCACCGACACTGGTGATTATTCTGGTGTGTGTCATTGTTGACCGGATGAAAGGAAGCCAGCAGGTAGAAGTACGTCAATAATCACTGCGATTGACAGGTAAACCACGGGCCCGCCCGTGGTTTTTCTTTTTACAGGTACAGAGTGTTATGCAAAATAAAAATCAGCTTAGCCGCGGGCTAACCACACGACACATTCGCTTTATGGCATTGGGTTCTGCCATCGGGACCGGATTGTTTTATGGATCAGCCGATGCCATTAAAATGGCAGGCCCGAGTGTGTTACTGGCCTATGTGATTGGCGGGGCAGTTGCCTACATCATCATGCGCGCGTTGGGCGAAATGTCGGTGAATAATCCGAATTCCGGCTCGTTTTCCCGTTATGCCAGAGACTATCTGGGCCCGATGGCTGGTTATATCACCGGATGGACCTACTGTTTTGAAATTCTGATTGTCGGCATTGCCGATGTCACCGCTTTTGGTGTCTATATGGGAATCTGGTTCCCTGATGTCCCGCAGTGGATTTGGGTACTCAGTGTGGTGCTGATTATCGGCGCTATTAACATTATGAGCGTGAAGATATTCGGCGAAGTCGAATTTTGGTTCTCGTTCTTCAAAGTCGCTACCATTATTATCATGATTCTGGCCGGGCTTGGGATGATTGTCTGGGGTATCGGTAACGGCGGGCACCCGACAGGAATCAGTAATCTTTGGATCCATGGCGGGTTTTTTGCCCATGGGGTGACCGGTATGCTGCTGTCATTGCAGATGGTGATGTTTGCCTATGGCGGTATTGAGATTATTGGCATCACTGCCGGTGAGGCTGACAAACCAGAGAAATCTATCCCTCAGGCAATCAACTCTGTACCGTGGCGCATCCTGGTTTTTTATGTCGGGACATTGTTTGTCATTATGTCTATCTATCCGTGGAATCAGGTCGGCACCAACGGCAGCCCGTTTGTACTGACTTTCCAGCACTTAGGTATTGCTGCCGCGGCTTCACTGCTTAATTTTGTGGTGATCACTGCTTCTCTGTCGGCGATTAACAGCGATATTTTTGGTGTGGGCCGGATGCTGCACGGTATGGCAGGTCAGGGTGATGCGCCGAAAGCCTTTATGGCAGTATCAAAACGTGGCACCCCCTGGCTGACCGTAGTCGTCATGATGGTGGCATTACTGATTGCAGTGCTGCTGAATTATCTGATGCCGGAAAAAGTGTTTCTGGTGATAGCCTCACTGGCCACTTTTGCGACCGTCTGGGTATGGATTATGATTTTGCTGGCCCAGATTGGGTTTCGTAAAAAAATTGGTGCAGAAGCTGCCGGTAAATTGCAGTTTCCGATGCCTGGTGGTTCGGCGATGTCAGTGGTGGGAATTTTATTCCTGGTGTTTATTATCGCCATGATTGGCTATTTCCCTGACACCCGGCTGTCATTGTATGCCGGTGCGGTGTGGGTCGTGTTACTGCTGCTGGGTTACCGTTGGATAAAAAAACGGGATACGGCAACGGCTAAGCAATAACGTCCACTGCCAGACCGGAAGCCCGGTCTGGCAGGTTTTTCAGAGGTTTGTTGGCCGGTCATCTTTTGCTGTCGCCGGATTGACTACAGCGGCCAGTTCAACACCGAAAGCGCGCATATCGCTGCCAGTCGGGCTCTGATGCACCCGCAGGCCAAATGACGGTAAAGCGGCATAAATATAATCAAAAATATCACTCTGGATTTGTTCGTACTCCGTCCAGACCGTGGTATTGGTGAAGGCATAAATTTCTATCGGCAGGCCATTTTCAGTAGGTGCCAGTTGGCGCACCATCAGTGTCATTTCCTGATGAATTTGTGGATGGATACGCAACCAGTTTTCCAGCCAGATTCTGAAAGTGCCGACATTGGTCAGTGCCCGGTAATTCAGAGGCGACAAACTGCCTTCCGCATTGATTGCATTCCATTGTGTAACTTCATGACGCTTCTTCTCCAGATAAGGCACCAGTAGATGAGCTTTGCTCAGCTTTTCGGCTTCCTGTTCAGAAAGAAAATGAATACTGGTGGTATCAATATTCAGGCTGCGTTTAATTCTTCGTCCACCGGATTCAGACATTCCACGCCAGTTTTTAAATGAATCGGAAATCAGGGCGTAGGCAGGAATAGTAACAATGGTGTTGTCCCAGTTACGCACTTTGACCGTGGTGAGATTTATGTCAATGACTGCGCCATCGGCGCCATATCTTGGCATATCCAGCCAGTCATTAAGTTTCAGCATATCGTTCGCTGCCAGCTGAATACCGGCGACCAGCCCAAGAATCGGGTCTTTAAACACCAGCATCAACACCGCTGTCATGGCACCCAGGCCGGTTAACAACACTCCCGGGGATTTACCCAGCAACACTGAGATCATCAGGATGCTGATCAGGATAGCGGCAACCAGTTTGACACTCTGCAGAATCCCCCGCAGTGGCAACTGGCTGGCCAGCATGCTTCTGGCCGAGACATACTGCACCACGTCCAGCAGCGAAAAACCAATCAGCATGGTGTAAAGGATGGTCCACAGTTCGCCTGCAGTCATGAGTGCATTGAATACCGGGGTGTTACTGTCCAGCAGGATCTGCGTTAAAAACTGGAACAAAATCCCCTGTAATAACCAGGCCACACGGTGGAATAATTTATTGCGTAACAGCGCTTTTGGCCATTGATGCGGGCTTTTTTCTGCACGCCGTTTAAACATCGGTAACAGGCATTTGTGCAGGATCAGATGGATAATCAGAGAAATAAAAACGATGGCTACTAATACTGCTACCACCGCCAGAATATTGGTGTAATGCGTCAGTCCTAAAGCCTGAAGCCAGTCCGTAATTTGTTGTTGCATATGTCTCCCTGTATATGTGTTATCTCATACCGGTAAGCTTAAAGTTTTAGCGGGAGAAGTGCGAATTACTAAGGCAAATACGGCCTGCTAATACATATCTTTACTCATGCAGGCCATTGGTATCAGTGATTATTCGTCAGATGTTATGACAATTGGATGATAGCCCTGCCATTGGGGTGTATAGCGCTGACCTTGTGGGTCTGCTTCCAGCCGCAGATACCAGCCACCAATCTGCTCCAGCAATATGCAGTCATCGACATCTTTCAGGTTATCTTTATGTTGTTGGTCGTGACCGGTCAGCAGAGTATTCAGGGCTTTTTGTCTGGCAGTTGCCGCATCTTCTGCGACAAACAGGTCAAAGGCATGCAATTCTGCCAGCTCATCAGGGCGGTAGGCTCCTGCATTGACAAACCATAACCGCAGATGGCTTTGAGAGGGTTGCTGTGACAGAGTAATCCGGTAACCATCGGCCCACTGCAATTCGGCAAAGCCATCAATATGCAGTTTATCTTTATCACCAAACCATACTTCACGCAGATATGGCCAGGCCTGCTCCGGGGTTTCACTGACAGCAAACTGGATATCATGCACTTCAATATTCGATTTCCCGGCGCTGCCGCCCAGGTAAAACATAAAAAGCTTCATAAACGTTGTCGCAGAAGAGTGGTGGATTTATCGCTGTACAATAAATTATATAACGATAATAAAAAAACTGATTGAGTAACAGAACTGAGTCTGGCTGTTGAGAGAAAGGAAAGGGGAGGCTGAAAGCCAACAGAATTCAGATAAAAAATAACCCGCCGTAGCGGGTTATTAAAATGCAGTATTACAGCTTGCCAGCGTTAGCGGTAAGGTATTTAGCAACACCTTCAGGGGACGCGCCCATACCTTCCTGGCCTTTTTCCCACTGTGCAGGGCAAACTTCGCCATGCTCTTCGTGGAATTGCAGCGCATCAACCATACGCAGCATTTCATCAATGTTACGGCCTAAT
This region includes:
- a CDS encoding DUF1543 domain-containing protein, which translates into the protein MKLFMFYLGGSAGKSNIEVHDIQFAVSETPEQAWPYLREVWFGDKDKLHIDGFAELQWADGYRITLSQQPSQSHLRLWFVNAGAYRPDELAELHAFDLFVAEDAATARQKALNTLLTGHDQQHKDNLKDVDDCILLEQIGGWYLRLEADPQGQRYTPQWQGYHPIVITSDE
- a CDS encoding mechanosensitive ion channel family protein — protein: MQQQITDWLQALGLTHYTNILAVVAVLVAIVFISLIIHLILHKCLLPMFKRRAEKSPHQWPKALLRNKLFHRVAWLLQGILFQFLTQILLDSNTPVFNALMTAGELWTILYTMLIGFSLLDVVQYVSARSMLASQLPLRGILQSVKLVAAILISILMISVLLGKSPGVLLTGLGAMTAVLMLVFKDPILGLVAGIQLAANDMLKLNDWLDMPRYGADGAVIDINLTTVKVRNWDNTIVTIPAYALISDSFKNWRGMSESGGRRIKRSLNIDTTSIHFLSEQEAEKLSKAHLLVPYLEKKRHEVTQWNAINAEGSLSPLNYRALTNVGTFRIWLENWLRIHPQIHQEMTLMVRQLAPTENGLPIEIYAFTNTTVWTEYEQIQSDIFDYIYAALPSFGLRVHQSPTGSDMRAFGVELAAVVNPATAKDDRPTNL
- the proY gene encoding proline-specific permease ProY; translation: MQNKNQLSRGLTTRHIRFMALGSAIGTGLFYGSADAIKMAGPSVLLAYVIGGAVAYIIMRALGEMSVNNPNSGSFSRYARDYLGPMAGYITGWTYCFEILIVGIADVTAFGVYMGIWFPDVPQWIWVLSVVLIIGAINIMSVKIFGEVEFWFSFFKVATIIIMILAGLGMIVWGIGNGGHPTGISNLWIHGGFFAHGVTGMLLSLQMVMFAYGGIEIIGITAGEADKPEKSIPQAINSVPWRILVFYVGTLFVIMSIYPWNQVGTNGSPFVLTFQHLGIAAAASLLNFVVITASLSAINSDIFGVGRMLHGMAGQGDAPKAFMAVSKRGTPWLTVVVMMVALLIAVLLNYLMPEKVFLVIASLATFATVWVWIMILLAQIGFRKKIGAEAAGKLQFPMPGGSAMSVVGILFLVFIIAMIGYFPDTRLSLYAGAVWVVLLLLGYRWIKKRDTATAKQ